The following is a genomic window from Polaribacter atrinae.
CAACTTTAAAGTACCTTCTGGTTCTGTAACCGCTTTGGTGGGAAGTTCTGGTTCTGGTAAATCTACCATTGCGGGTTTATCTGCCACTTTTTTAAATCCGAAATCGGGTACGATTACAATTGACAATCAAGATATGTCCAAGGTAAAACTATCTAGTTACAGAAAAAATTTGGGAGTTGTTTTACAAGATGAATTTTTATTTGAAGGAACGATTAGACAAAACATTTTATTTCCTAGACCAGATGCAACAGAAGAGGAATTACAGAATGCAGTGAAAGCTGCCTATGTAGACGAATTTACAGACAGGTTTGATGATGGTTTAGATACTTTAATTGGTGAAAGAGGTGTGAAGCTTTCTGGTGGTCAGCGTCAGCGATTGGCAATTGCAAGAGCTATTTTAGCAGATCCAAAAATTATTATTTTAGATGAGGCAACGTCTAGTTTAGATACAGAAAGTGAGTCTTTAATTCAGAAAAGTTTATCAGAATTAGTTAAAGACAGAACTACCATTGTAATTGCACACAGATTGAGTACGATTAAGCAAGCGGATCAAATTCTAGTAATAGAAGCAGGAAGTATTGCAGAGAGAGGAACCCATGATGAGCTGATTGCTAAACAAGGTAGGTATTTTGATTTATACACCTATCAATCTAAAATTTAAATTTAGTAGATTCTTTTTGTAAAGAAAAATCAATAAAAACGACTTCGTAAATTATCGAATTTAAATATATTATCGAATTATGAAAAAAGTACTTTTATTGTTAATTGTAGCATTTGTTATTTCTTGTAAGAATGAACCTAAAAATGAGGTAAAAACAACAGTTAAAAAAGTTGAGGTTAAAGAAGAAAGTTTCCCTGCGGAATTAGGAAAAGTTTTTGAAGCTCACGGAGGAATTGATACTTGGAGAAATGCAGAAATTTTATCGTTTAAAAAAGGAGATGAAGTACATACAATAGATTTAAAATCTCGTATAAATGTAATTCATGCACCTAAGTATGCTGTTGGTTTTGACGGAACAAATGTTTGGTTAGATGAAGCAGAGGAAGGAAGTTTTAAGGGAACCCCTGCTTTTTATCATAACCTTTTCTTCTATTTCTATGCCATGCCTTTTGTATTAGCGGATGAAGGGATTACTTATGAAAAAATAGCTCCTTTAACTTTTGATAATGTAGAATATCCTGGTTATAAAATTTCTTTTAATGCGGATGCAGGTAGTTCTCCTGACGATAACTACAAATTATATTACAACCCAAAAACATATCAAATGGAATGGTTGGCGTATACGGCTACCTTTAGTACTAAAAAAACAAGCGATAAATTTAATGTAATTAAATATGGTAAATGGAACAATCTAAACGGATTGGTTTTACCTTCTGAAATTACTTGGTTTAAAACTGACGAAGCTGGTGTACCAACAGAAGCTGCAAGACCTGCAATGGTATTTATGGAGGCATCAATAAATAAAAATGATTTAACAGATTCATTTTTTTCTAAGCCTGTAAAGTAAATATATTTGCAACTATATAATTTAAAGTTTAGAAGATGAAAAAAATAATTTTATTGTTAATTGTTGTAATTGCAGTTTCATGTAAAAATGAATCTAAAAAAGAGGTTAAAACAGAAGTAAAGAAAGTAGAGGTACAAAAAGAAACATTTCCAGAAGAATTAGGAAAAGTTTTTGAAGCTCACGGAGGTATTAAGGAATGGAGAAAAGTGCAAGTATTATCTTTTAATAAAGAAGATGAGGTACATATTACCGATTTACATTCTCGTAAGATAATTGTAAAATCACCAAAATATTCATTAGGTTTTGATGGAAATGAAATTTGGTCTTTAGAAGAGGTTGAAGGTGGTTTAAAAAGAGATCCTGCTTTTTATTACAACTTATATTTTTATTTTTATGCCATGCCTTTTGTCTTGGCAGATGACGGAATTACTTATGAAAAAGTAGATGATTTTGTGTTTGAAGGAGTCAATTATCCTGGTTATAAAATTTCTTATAAAGCAAACGTAGGTACTTCTCCTGATGATAATTATATTGTGTATTACAATCCAGAAACCTTTAAAATGGAATGGTTAGCGTATACGGTAACATTTAAATCTAAAGCTCCTGTTGATACTTATAAAATGATAAGATATAATTCTTGGGAAAACGTAAGTGGTTTTATCTTACCTAAACAAATTACTTGGTATTCTAAAGATGAAAAAGATTTATATACACCAACAGCTAAAATTGTAGATTTTAAATTGCCTTTGGTGAGTCCAGTAAAATTAGCAGATTCATTTTTTGAAAAACGTGTAAAATAACTTTAACATAAAAAAGTAAGCGTCGTTTTTTACAAAACGACGACTTACCAAGTAAACTAATAAAACCAAGTATTAGTACTAATATTAGAAGTTGCCACACATATGACAGCACTCTTGGCTAATCGAAATGACCATTCCACTTATTTTGATTTTTAATAGAATAAACTGACTTTATATTCGTCTGAAATAAGAACCAAATGAAAAAAACCTTTTACATATTATTCTTTTTATTAATAAACATTTCTCTATTATTTGCTCAAGAGAATAAAAAAAGAACATATGAGATTTCAGTTATTAATCAACCTCAAAAAGTTGAATTAATCGAATACGGAAATGGAAAATATGCTGGAAATGTAATTACAGAAATTACAAAAGGAAAATGGCGGACAAATTGGTTGAACAGAACTTGGAGAAATTTATGGAATATAAAAGATAAAGACATTGTCGATAAAAATCCAATAGACGAAAAAGTTGTGAAAGAACTAATGACCGAACTCAAAGAAAATGAAATTGAAACTATAAAAAAGTGTAGCGAAGACGTAGAATGCAGTAAATACGGATTTCTTGATAGTGGAGGCGTTTTCTTTAAAATCAAATCAACTAACATTGAAAGAGAATATGGATTTGAAGAAATCTATCCTTTAAAAGAGAATAATAAAGAAAAAATTGAATTACGTTTTAAAGCACAGAAACTGATTACGATTGTTTACAAACACATTGATTTAAAGCAAAAATTCTCTGAATTGTTCAAACGACTTCCGAGAGGTTATTATAATTGGTATCAAG
Proteins encoded in this region:
- a CDS encoding DUF6503 family protein, encoding MKKVLLLLIVAFVISCKNEPKNEVKTTVKKVEVKEESFPAELGKVFEAHGGIDTWRNAEILSFKKGDEVHTIDLKSRINVIHAPKYAVGFDGTNVWLDEAEEGSFKGTPAFYHNLFFYFYAMPFVLADEGITYEKIAPLTFDNVEYPGYKISFNADAGSSPDDNYKLYYNPKTYQMEWLAYTATFSTKKTSDKFNVIKYGKWNNLNGLVLPSEITWFKTDEAGVPTEAARPAMVFMEASINKNDLTDSFFSKPVK
- a CDS encoding DUF6503 family protein; its protein translation is MKKIILLLIVVIAVSCKNESKKEVKTEVKKVEVQKETFPEELGKVFEAHGGIKEWRKVQVLSFNKEDEVHITDLHSRKIIVKSPKYSLGFDGNEIWSLEEVEGGLKRDPAFYYNLYFYFYAMPFVLADDGITYEKVDDFVFEGVNYPGYKISYKANVGTSPDDNYIVYYNPETFKMEWLAYTVTFKSKAPVDTYKMIRYNSWENVSGFILPKQITWYSKDEKDLYTPTAKIVDFKLPLVSPVKLADSFFEKRVK